The following coding sequences are from one Musa acuminata AAA Group cultivar baxijiao chromosome BXJ2-4, Cavendish_Baxijiao_AAA, whole genome shotgun sequence window:
- the LOC103980903 gene encoding interactor of constitutive active ROPs 1-like — translation MSKSRGTELPQRRPQRVPLHQKTNSEVNSLHRTAVAAVDRRVKPEKRQSPRSTLHEIQRKSGPRVADLETKLGRALVELDRLRDRLALAEAAKLDAERALEMSKEQVPAASPVVKAVEEEKLLLSQDSDEISEVTQEAKTEEESINSPNTNDVFQVVAPTEPIIQEKDDVSKPEEAETETAKEEEKTEEEQCKRVEIPDSTEMVELKSKLLEKTTEVGILLEENVLFKRRAAEETAKATAAARAKEAELMTKLRSAEEELKQSKAKEELLTEQLQAAEGAKSVLEAEMNLLRVQTEQWRKAAEAAAAALVPGDVGDEEWGPALMAGDGMGEEGVVAGRRRKKGAAGVRMFGELWKKKSLHK, via the exons ATGTCGAAATCCAG AGGAACGGAGTTGCCGCAGAGGCGGCCGCAGCGTGTGCCGCTCCACCAGAAGACCAACTCTGAGGTCAACAGCCTCCACCGCACAGCGGTGGCCGCAGTCGATCGCCGTGTGAAACCGGAGAAACGGCAGTCCCCTCGTTCTACCTTGCACGAG atccagaggaagagcggcCCCAGGGTCGCCGATCTGGAGACCAAGCTCGGCAGAGCGCTGGTGGAGCTCGATAGGCTAAGGGACCGACTGGCCTTGGCGGAAGCCGCGAAGCTCGACGCGGAACGAGCTCTCGAGATGTCCAAGGAGCAAGTGCCCGCCGCCAGCCCAGTAGTGAAAGCAGTTGAAGAAGAGAAGCTTCTGCTTTCTCAGGACTCTGATGAGATATCCGAAGTCACTCAGGAGGCGAAGACCGAAGAGGAGAGCATCAATTCACCGAACACCAACGACGTCTTCCAAGTAGTAGCACCGACCGAGCCCATTATCCAAGAGAAAGACGATGTCAGCAAGCCTGAAGAAGCCGAGACAGAAAcggcgaaagaagaggagaagacagAGGAAGAACAGTGTAAGAGGGTGGAAATTCCGGACTCGACTGAGATGGTCGAACTCAAGTCCAAGCTACTGGAGAAAACGACAGAGGTGGGGATTCTGCTAGAAGAGAACGTGCTCTTCAAGAGGAGAGCAGCGGAGGAGACCGCGAAAGCGACCGCCGCAGCACGTGCCAAGGAAGCCGAGCTCATGACGAAGCTGCGATCAGCGGAAGAGGAACTGAAACAGAGCAAGGCGAAGGAGGAGCTGCTAACTGAGCAGCTGCAGGCGGCAGAAGGGGCGAAGTCGGTGCTAGAGGCGGAAATGAATCTGCTAAGGGTGCAGACGGAACAGTGGCGGAAGGCCGCCGAGGCGGCCGCCGCGGCACTGGTCCCCGGCGACGTCGGGGACGAAGAATGGGGTCCAGCGCTGATGGCCGGGGATGGCATGGGGGAGGAGGGGGTGGTGgccggaaggaggaggaagaagggggcCGCCGGAGTTCGCATGTTCGGTGAGCTTTGGAAGAAGAAAAGCCTGCATAAGTAG
- the LOC135608955 gene encoding dof zinc finger protein 5-like: protein MMGEVDEATSIKLFGAVILKEDTQAKEKKEAKDETAAAREAASAVALPCPRCQSKETKFCYFNNYNVNQPRHFCRACHRYWTAGGTLRNVPVGAGRRKMRRAPHAGATPSAGGTTCVMAYPSPSYLAERWLLRQRPEVQPRADFATFNRGLC, encoded by the coding sequence ATGATGGGCGAAGTGGACGAAGCAACAAGTATCAAGTTGTTCGGCGCAGTGATCCTCAAGGAAGACACACAAGCCAAGGAGAAGAAGGAGGCGAAGGACGAGACCGCGGCGGCCAGGGAGGCTGCGTCGGCCGTGGCGCTGCCGTGCCCGCGGTGCCAGAGCAAGGagaccaagttctgctacttcaACAACTACAACGTGAACCAGCCTCGGCACTTCTGCAGGGCCTGCCACCGCTACTGGACGGCCGGGGGCACGCTGCGCAACGTCCCAGTGGGCGCCGGCCGCCGTAAGATGCGCCGCGCGCCCCACGCCGGCGCCACCCCGTCTGCCGGTGGCACCACCTGCGTCATGGCGTACCCGTCCCCTTCGTACCTGGCCGAGCGGTGGCTCCTGCGCCAGCGCCCGGAGGTGCAGCCGAGGGCTGACTTCGCGACCTTCAATCGTGGACTTTGTTGA